The Roseovarius indicus genome has a segment encoding these proteins:
- a CDS encoding aminopeptidase P family protein, whose protein sequence is MFQSFQDTASPEQGPPRLAALREAMAADGLAGFLVPRADAHQGEYVAPCDDRLAWLTGFTGSAGFCVALQDVAGVFVDGRYRAQVKTQVDTSHFTPVDWPEVKPAQWLKDNLDGGEIGFDAWLYTPEQIETLEKGLAGSNITLRPCANLIDSIWPDRPAPPQGAIRIYPEELAGESHGEKRARLAADLKAAGQEAAMLTLPDSIAWLLNIRGSDIPRNPVPHAFAVLHDTGQLTLYVDAAKLDDELRAHLGDDVLIRPANAFGPGLNSLTGPVRLDKSSVPLWVARQLEEAAVPLVWGDDPCILPKARKTEAEIAATRTAHIRDGAALCQFLAWYDDQPAGTITEIDVVTRLEGERRATNELLDISFDTIAGSGPHGALAHYRVTEKTNRTLQDGDLLVLDGGGQYLDGTTDITRTLPVGKPGADERAAFTRVLQGMIAMSRVRWPKGLAGRDLDVLARYPLWLADQDYAHGTGHGVGVHLCVHEGPQRLSRAGEVPLEPGMIVSNEPGYYREGAFGIRIENLVVVTEAERLPGGDQSGKLCFETISFVPIDRRLIETAMLTEAERAWLDTYHAECREKIGPRLTGAARAWLEAATAPL, encoded by the coding sequence ATGTTCCAGAGCTTTCAAGACACCGCCAGCCCTGAACAGGGGCCGCCGCGCCTCGCCGCCCTGCGCGAGGCGATGGCCGCCGATGGGCTGGCCGGGTTCCTCGTGCCCCGCGCCGACGCGCATCAGGGCGAATACGTGGCCCCCTGCGACGATCGGCTGGCGTGGCTGACGGGCTTCACCGGTTCGGCGGGCTTCTGCGTCGCGCTGCAGGACGTCGCGGGCGTGTTCGTCGACGGGCGCTACCGCGCGCAAGTCAAGACCCAGGTCGATACCAGCCATTTCACCCCGGTCGACTGGCCCGAGGTCAAACCCGCTCAATGGCTCAAGGACAACCTGGACGGCGGCGAAATAGGCTTCGACGCCTGGCTCTATACCCCCGAACAGATCGAGACGCTCGAAAAGGGCCTGGCCGGCAGCAACATCACCCTGCGCCCCTGCGCCAACCTCATCGACAGCATCTGGCCCGACCGGCCCGCCCCGCCGCAGGGCGCCATCCGCATCTATCCAGAAGAACTGGCAGGCGAGAGCCATGGCGAGAAGCGCGCCCGCCTCGCCGCCGATCTGAAGGCGGCCGGACAGGAAGCCGCCATGCTCACCCTGCCCGATTCGATCGCCTGGCTGCTCAACATCCGCGGCAGTGACATCCCCCGCAACCCGGTGCCGCATGCCTTCGCCGTGCTGCACGACACCGGCCAACTGACACTCTATGTCGACGCCGCGAAACTCGATGACGAGCTGCGTGCGCATCTGGGCGATGACGTCCTGATCCGCCCCGCCAATGCCTTCGGCCCGGGCCTCAATAGCCTTACCGGCCCGGTACGGCTCGACAAGTCGAGCGTGCCGCTCTGGGTCGCCAGGCAGTTGGAAGAGGCCGCCGTGCCGCTCGTCTGGGGCGACGACCCGTGCATCCTGCCCAAGGCCCGCAAGACCGAAGCCGAGATCGCCGCCACCCGCACCGCCCATATCCGCGACGGCGCCGCGCTCTGCCAGTTCCTCGCGTGGTACGACGACCAGCCCGCCGGCACGATCACCGAGATCGACGTGGTCACCAGGCTCGAGGGCGAACGCCGCGCCACCAACGAATTGCTCGATATCAGCTTCGACACCATCGCGGGCTCCGGCCCCCACGGGGCGTTGGCCCATTACCGGGTGACCGAGAAAACCAACCGCACGCTTCAAGACGGCGATCTGCTGGTGCTCGACGGTGGCGGGCAGTATCTCGACGGAACCACCGACATCACCCGTACCCTGCCCGTGGGCAAGCCCGGTGCCGACGAGCGCGCGGCGTTCACCCGCGTCTTGCAGGGCATGATCGCGATGAGCCGCGTACGCTGGCCCAAGGGGCTCGCGGGCCGCGACCTCGACGTGCTGGCGCGCTACCCGCTTTGGCTCGCCGATCAGGATTACGCCCATGGCACCGGCCACGGCGTTGGCGTGCACCTTTGCGTGCATGAAGGGCCACAGCGCCTGTCACGCGCCGGCGAAGTGCCGCTGGAGCCCGGCATGATCGTCTCGAACGAACCGGGCTACTACCGCGAGGGCGCCTTCGGCATCCGCATCGAGAATCTCGTTGTCGTGACCGAGGCCGAGAGGCTCCCGGGCGGTGACCAGTCCGGCAAACTGTGTTTCGAGACGATCAGTTTCGTGCCCATCGACCG